In Anaeromyxobacter diazotrophicus, a genomic segment contains:
- a CDS encoding ABC transporter substrate-binding protein, giving the protein MRLTRTLALMAAVVAVAACQDKKQEAPAPAAPQAAAPAAGGAPAGDKLVFGHVASMTGNEATFGDSTDKGIKLAVDEANKAGGVKGKQLTVKTLDDQGKPEEAAVAATRLVTQDGATVLLGEVASSRSLAMAPIADSNKVPMITPTSTNPRVTKDGDKTRPYVFRVCFIDPFQGTVMAKFARENLKINNVAVLRDVGNDYSVGLANFFAAKFKDLGGTIVADESYKAGDQDFKAQLTAIKNKKIQAIYVPGYYTDVALIARQARELGIKVPLMGGDGWDSVKLYEIAKGALDGSYFSNHYSSEDPSPVIQGFVKKYKETYGSVPDALAVLGYDAANVAIDAMKRAKDLTGPSIRDAIEQTKGYQAVSGVINLDQDHNAVKSAVVLAIKNNEAHFAATVNP; this is encoded by the coding sequence ATGCGTCTCACGCGCACCCTGGCGCTGATGGCCGCCGTCGTGGCCGTCGCCGCTTGTCAGGACAAGAAGCAGGAAGCTCCGGCGCCCGCCGCTCCGCAGGCGGCGGCACCGGCCGCCGGCGGCGCCCCCGCCGGCGACAAGCTCGTCTTCGGCCATGTCGCCTCGATGACGGGCAACGAGGCCACCTTCGGTGACTCCACCGACAAGGGCATCAAGCTCGCCGTGGACGAGGCCAACAAGGCCGGCGGCGTGAAGGGCAAGCAGCTCACGGTCAAGACGCTCGACGACCAGGGCAAGCCCGAGGAGGCGGCCGTCGCCGCCACGCGCCTCGTCACCCAGGACGGGGCCACCGTGCTCCTCGGCGAGGTGGCCTCGAGCCGCTCGCTGGCGATGGCGCCCATCGCGGACTCGAACAAGGTCCCGATGATCACCCCCACCTCCACCAACCCCCGCGTCACCAAGGACGGCGACAAGACGCGCCCCTACGTCTTCCGCGTCTGCTTCATCGATCCCTTCCAGGGCACGGTGATGGCGAAGTTCGCCCGCGAGAACCTCAAGATCAACAACGTCGCGGTGCTCCGCGACGTGGGCAACGACTACTCGGTCGGCCTGGCGAACTTCTTCGCGGCCAAGTTCAAGGACCTCGGCGGCACCATCGTCGCCGACGAGAGCTACAAGGCCGGTGACCAGGACTTCAAGGCGCAGCTCACGGCCATCAAGAACAAGAAGATCCAGGCCATCTACGTCCCCGGCTACTACACGGACGTCGCGCTCATCGCCCGCCAGGCGCGCGAGCTCGGCATCAAGGTCCCGCTCATGGGCGGCGACGGCTGGGACTCGGTCAAGCTCTACGAGATCGCGAAGGGGGCGCTCGACGGCTCCTACTTCTCGAACCACTACTCGAGCGAAGATCCGTCGCCGGTCATCCAGGGCTTCGTGAAGAAGTACAAGGAGACCTACGGCAGCGTGCCGGACGCGCTGGCCGTGCTCGGCTACGACGCCGCCAACGTGGCCATCGACGCGATGAAGCGGGCGAAGGACCTCACCGGCCCCTCCATCCGCGACGCCATCGAGCAGACGAAGGGGTACCAGGCCGTCTCGGGCGTCATCAACCTGGACCAGGACCACAACGCCGTGAAGTCGGCGGTGGTCCTCGCCATCAAGAACAACGAGGCGCACTTCGCCGCCACCGTGAATCCGTAG
- a CDS encoding toxin-antitoxin system YwqK family antitoxin → MIALLLALALAADPPPAREADRAPFTCPAGTERQGALPPDGFEAWCEKPDEPPERRREGPWRSYYDDGSLARAGAFHAGKREGPFTVWHRDGKPAEHGTYAAGEREGPYTIWYESGRVEERCTYERGEKHGPFATFWPGGGRKVEGRHCRGLQCGRWTTWDEAGRELGSAVYEEIRSGP, encoded by the coding sequence GTGATCGCGCTCCTCCTCGCGCTCGCGCTCGCCGCCGACCCGCCACCCGCGCGCGAGGCGGACCGCGCGCCGTTCACCTGCCCCGCCGGCACCGAGCGCCAGGGGGCGCTGCCGCCGGATGGCTTCGAGGCCTGGTGCGAGAAGCCGGACGAGCCGCCCGAGCGCCGCCGCGAGGGGCCCTGGCGCAGCTACTACGACGACGGCAGCCTCGCCCGGGCGGGCGCGTTCCACGCCGGGAAGCGCGAGGGCCCCTTCACCGTCTGGCACCGCGACGGCAAGCCCGCGGAGCACGGCACCTACGCCGCCGGCGAGCGCGAGGGGCCCTACACGATCTGGTACGAGAGCGGCCGCGTCGAGGAGCGCTGCACCTACGAGCGCGGCGAGAAGCACGGCCCGTTCGCCACCTTCTGGCCCGGCGGCGGGCGCAAGGTGGAGGGCCGCCACTGCCGCGGGCTGCAGTGCGGCCGGTGGACGACCTGGGACGAGGCGGGGCGGGAGCTGGGGAGCGCCGTCTACGAGGAGATCAGGTCCGGTCCCTGA
- a CDS encoding DcaP family trimeric outer membrane transporter, producing the protein MTLKRIATLCLVVGMALPFAARADDAPGVFKIPGTDSTIKFYGYVQLDTTYDFAGRDPNVEGNDWAVHIANVPLENSAEYRQKKNQMYMTARTSRFGIETSTPTKIGAVGVKLEGDFNASNLESGQSFTNSVLFRLRHAYGTVAGASGTFLVGQTWSNFLDLASYPDTVDFNGPGSIALIRQPQIRYTLPIGPASLAVAVENAPGTDGDDFGNLGGGNGSRVSTIPDFTANLGFSGAWGSASIRGVTRNVKVVDNAAAPTKTLSKQGYGGAASAALKLGGDTLVVHGVYGSGLGRYIFNVGLSVGPNGMLVGANDLTAVEAAAYHVGYTHVWTPAVRSNLVWSQTFIMNPTIGGVDAFDNTVNHRMDQLFVNSFWTFAKNAEFGLEYGWGQRKTFNVGAGGEQTGTQSRITGTFHYNFF; encoded by the coding sequence ATGACCCTGAAGCGAATCGCGACCCTGTGCCTCGTCGTGGGGATGGCCCTGCCGTTCGCCGCCCGCGCCGACGACGCCCCGGGCGTGTTCAAGATCCCGGGGACGGACAGCACCATCAAGTTCTACGGTTACGTGCAGCTCGACACCACCTACGACTTCGCCGGCCGCGACCCGAACGTCGAGGGGAACGACTGGGCGGTCCACATCGCCAACGTCCCGCTCGAGAACTCGGCCGAGTACCGGCAGAAGAAGAACCAGATGTACATGACGGCCCGGACGAGCCGCTTCGGCATCGAGACCAGCACCCCGACCAAGATCGGCGCGGTCGGCGTGAAGCTCGAGGGCGACTTCAACGCCTCGAACCTCGAGTCCGGCCAGAGCTTCACCAACTCGGTGCTGTTCCGCCTGCGCCACGCCTACGGCACGGTGGCCGGCGCCTCGGGCACGTTCCTCGTCGGCCAGACCTGGTCGAACTTCCTCGACCTGGCTTCGTACCCCGACACGGTGGACTTCAACGGCCCGGGGTCGATCGCCCTCATCCGTCAGCCGCAGATCCGCTACACGCTGCCCATCGGCCCGGCCAGCCTGGCCGTGGCGGTCGAGAACGCGCCCGGCACCGACGGCGACGACTTCGGCAACCTGGGCGGCGGAAACGGCAGCCGCGTCTCGACCATCCCCGACTTCACGGCCAACCTCGGCTTCTCGGGGGCGTGGGGCAGCGCTTCGATCCGCGGCGTGACGCGTAACGTCAAGGTGGTGGACAACGCCGCCGCGCCCACGAAGACCCTCAGCAAGCAGGGCTACGGCGGGGCCGCCTCGGCCGCGCTCAAGCTCGGCGGCGACACCCTCGTCGTCCACGGCGTCTACGGCTCGGGCCTCGGCCGCTACATCTTCAACGTCGGCCTCAGCGTGGGTCCGAACGGCATGCTGGTCGGCGCCAACGACCTCACCGCGGTGGAGGCCGCCGCCTACCACGTCGGCTACACCCACGTCTGGACGCCGGCCGTCCGGTCCAACCTGGTGTGGAGCCAGACGTTCATCATGAACCCGACGATCGGCGGCGTGGACGCGTTCGACAACACCGTCAACCACCGCATGGACCAGCTCTTCGTGAACAGCTTCTGGACGTTCGCGAAGAACGCCGAGTTCGGCCTCGAGTACGGCTGGGGCCAGCGGAAGACGTTCAACGTGGGCGCCGGCGGCGAGCAGACCGGCACGCAGAGCCGCATCACCGGCACCTTCCACTACAACTTCTTCTAG
- a CDS encoding P-II family nitrogen regulator produces MKKVEAIIKPFKLDEVKQALSEVGVAGLTATEVKGFGRQKGHTELYRGAEYVVDFLPKVKVEVVVSDQLVGRVVEVIERAAKTGRIGDGKIFVVPVEEVIRIRTGERGEEAL; encoded by the coding sequence GTGAAGAAGGTCGAGGCGATCATCAAGCCCTTCAAGCTGGACGAGGTGAAGCAGGCGCTCTCCGAGGTGGGCGTGGCCGGCCTCACCGCTACCGAGGTGAAGGGCTTCGGCCGGCAGAAGGGGCACACCGAGCTCTACCGCGGCGCCGAGTACGTGGTGGACTTCCTCCCCAAGGTGAAGGTCGAGGTGGTGGTCTCGGACCAGCTCGTCGGGCGCGTGGTGGAGGTCATCGAGCGCGCCGCCAAGACCGGGCGCATCGGCGACGGCAAGATCTTCGTGGTCCCGGTGGAAGAGGTCATCCGCATCCGCACCGGCGAGCGCGGGGAAGAGGCGCTCTAG
- a CDS encoding alpha/beta hydrolase, translating into MEPSRLAALALLLAAAIWAHYAFWTWRLRAQPREDELLFGETRDGWRVALGRRRPKGPAARPVPVLLVHGIAANRLCLDFGVERWSLAAHLARAGFDCFALDLRGHGRSRPARRGAPRGWSFDDYLRQDIPAALDAIRAATGQDRVLWVGHSQGGLLGLAACAAYPERVAGLVALGAPVYWDVQDRLKLFARFGFLLAGRWNRFLARMLAPLSGYLHLPVSEIAINGRNVSRPVYRRVLANVVENISPGVVAQFARWISTDTFAAADGALDYRAALGRCRQPALFVAAEADRIAPPAVVVRAAAAWGGPSAVVRFGCAGGSSVQYGHTDLLLGVHAPEEVFPRIAAWLAEQAP; encoded by the coding sequence GTGGAACCGTCCCGCCTCGCCGCCCTCGCGCTCCTCCTCGCGGCCGCCATCTGGGCCCACTACGCGTTCTGGACCTGGCGCCTCCGGGCGCAGCCCCGCGAGGACGAGCTCCTCTTCGGCGAGACCCGCGACGGGTGGCGGGTGGCGCTCGGCCGGCGGCGGCCGAAGGGCCCCGCGGCGCGGCCCGTCCCGGTGCTGCTCGTCCACGGCATCGCCGCCAACCGGCTCTGCCTCGACTTCGGCGTGGAGCGCTGGTCGCTCGCCGCCCACCTGGCGCGGGCCGGCTTCGACTGCTTCGCGCTCGACCTGCGCGGCCACGGCCGCTCGCGCCCGGCCCGCCGCGGCGCGCCGCGCGGCTGGAGCTTCGACGACTACCTGCGCCAGGACATCCCGGCGGCGCTCGACGCCATCCGGGCGGCCACCGGGCAGGACCGGGTGCTCTGGGTGGGCCACAGCCAGGGCGGGCTCCTCGGCCTCGCCGCCTGCGCCGCCTACCCGGAGCGCGTGGCCGGCCTGGTCGCGCTCGGCGCGCCGGTCTACTGGGACGTGCAGGACCGGCTGAAGCTCTTCGCGCGCTTCGGCTTCCTCCTCGCCGGCCGCTGGAACCGCTTCCTCGCCCGGATGCTCGCGCCGCTCTCGGGCTACCTCCACCTGCCGGTGAGCGAGATCGCGATCAACGGGCGCAACGTGAGCCGGCCCGTCTACCGGCGGGTGCTCGCGAACGTGGTGGAGAACATCTCCCCGGGCGTGGTCGCCCAGTTCGCGCGCTGGATCTCGACCGACACCTTCGCCGCGGCCGACGGCGCGCTCGACTACCGCGCGGCGCTCGGCCGGTGCCGCCAGCCGGCGCTCTTCGTGGCGGCCGAGGCGGACCGCATCGCCCCGCCGGCGGTGGTGGTGCGCGCCGCCGCGGCGTGGGGCGGGCCGAGCGCGGTGGTGCGGTTCGGCTGCGCCGGCGGCTCGAGCGTGCAGTACGGGCACACCGACCTCCTCCTCGGCGTCCACGCGCCGGAGGAGGTGTTCCCGAGGATCGCGGCGTGGCTCGCGGAGCAGGCGCCGTGA
- a CDS encoding sigma-54-dependent transcriptional regulator, which yields MRKVLIVDDEPSVRFVLARTCERAGVPFEEAGSAEEAREKLGHDGLAQDGVGLVLLDVRLPGDDGFKLLGELSQRPDSPFVVVMTAEDTMRSAVEAMKRGAADYLGKPFDLGRVERIVRDLSVGPEGEAPRPAEAAPRSAGQADEEGPQPLALGDMLIGRSPAMVEVYKEIGRVARTEMTVLLMGESGTGKELVARAIHVNSARARGPFVTVNMAAIPRDLMESELYGHEKGSFTGAVERRPGKFELASGGTLFLDEIGEMPIELQAKLLRVLQEREVDRVGGSRPLPVDVRIVAATNADLARSVEEGRFRRDLYYRLAVVPVRLPPLREREGDVVLLARHYLGKYGEQFRGRPLTLGKDAEPLLLAHPWPGNVRELQNVIQRALLKLPGARLGARELSALLPAGTVADRGLTGLVEQLLDAGAPEGGRHAAAIAAVEAPLIAAALARTKGNQLRAAELLGMNRNTLRERMRALGMKAR from the coding sequence GTGCGCAAGGTCCTCATCGTCGACGACGAGCCCTCCGTCCGCTTCGTGCTGGCCCGCACCTGCGAGCGCGCGGGCGTCCCCTTCGAGGAGGCGGGCAGCGCCGAGGAGGCGCGCGAGAAGCTCGGCCACGACGGCCTCGCGCAGGACGGGGTGGGCCTCGTGCTGCTCGACGTGCGGCTCCCCGGCGACGACGGCTTCAAGCTCCTGGGCGAGCTCTCCCAGCGCCCGGACTCGCCGTTCGTGGTGGTGATGACGGCCGAGGACACGATGCGCTCGGCGGTCGAGGCGATGAAGCGCGGCGCCGCCGACTACCTCGGCAAGCCCTTCGACCTCGGGCGCGTCGAGCGGATCGTGCGCGATCTCTCGGTCGGCCCCGAGGGCGAGGCGCCGCGCCCCGCCGAGGCCGCGCCGAGATCCGCCGGGCAGGCCGACGAGGAGGGGCCGCAGCCCCTGGCGCTGGGCGACATGCTCATCGGCCGGTCGCCCGCCATGGTCGAGGTCTACAAGGAGATCGGGCGCGTCGCCCGCACCGAGATGACGGTGCTGCTCATGGGGGAGAGCGGAACCGGCAAGGAGCTGGTGGCGCGCGCCATCCACGTGAACTCCGCCCGCGCGCGCGGGCCGTTCGTGACCGTCAACATGGCGGCCATCCCGCGCGATCTCATGGAGAGCGAGCTGTACGGCCACGAGAAGGGCTCGTTCACCGGCGCCGTGGAGCGGCGTCCGGGCAAGTTCGAGCTGGCGAGCGGCGGGACGCTCTTCCTGGACGAGATCGGCGAGATGCCGATCGAGCTGCAGGCGAAGCTCCTGCGCGTGCTGCAGGAGCGCGAGGTGGACCGCGTCGGCGGCTCGCGCCCGCTGCCGGTGGACGTCCGGATCGTGGCCGCCACCAACGCCGACCTGGCGCGCTCGGTGGAGGAGGGCCGCTTCCGGCGCGACCTCTACTACCGGCTGGCGGTGGTGCCGGTGCGGCTCCCGCCGCTGCGCGAGCGCGAGGGCGACGTGGTGCTCCTCGCGCGGCACTACCTCGGGAAGTACGGGGAGCAGTTCCGCGGCCGGCCGCTCACGCTCGGCAAGGACGCGGAGCCGCTCCTCCTCGCCCACCCGTGGCCCGGCAACGTGCGCGAGCTGCAGAACGTCATCCAGCGCGCGCTGCTGAAACTCCCCGGCGCCCGCCTCGGCGCGCGGGAGCTCTCCGCCCTGCTGCCCGCCGGCACGGTCGCCGATCGGGGGCTCACCGGGCTCGTCGAGCAGCTCCTCGACGCCGGGGCGCCGGAGGGCGGGCGCCACGCGGCCGCCATCGCCGCGGTCGAGGCGCCGCTCATCGCCGCGGCGCTGGCGCGCACGAAGGGCAACCAGCTCCGGGCGGCCGAGCTCCTCGGCATGAACCGGAACACCCTCCGCGAGCGGATGAGGGCGCTCGGGATGAAGGCACGGTAG
- a CDS encoding MBL fold metallo-hydrolase has product MSDAPRTAAAVILWRDGPRGRELYWVKRGALRFAGGFQAFPGGRLDPEDARVAVPGFAGEAAALRACAAREIFEETGVLLARGPALHAEARAEGRRSILAGALGFGDFLARHGLEVDGARLLDAGRWITPPQFPLRYDAHVFLAELPRGEAAEVWPGELASGEWIAAAEAEARWARGEVLLHPPNLWGVQCLAAAAPPACLARLRAPPATEGFITRRVEFQRGLFLAALRTPTLPPATHTNCWMPALEGGGLALVDPGSPWPEEQAFLERVLDDLAADGLAPREIWLTHAHPDHVGAVAALRARHPLVLRAHPDAAARLPPGLGEVTPLADGERLDGRWRALHTPGHALGHVAFLDERTGALLAGDMVSTLSTIVIDPPEGDMAVYLRSLERLVAAGPHTLFPAHGPPTQGAAEKLAEYLAHRREREAKVLAAAEEPGSLDEVTARAYADAPAPMLPFAARSCLASLLKLEREGRVARDREVWRARHTGA; this is encoded by the coding sequence CTGAGCGACGCCCCGCGCACCGCCGCCGCCGTCATCCTGTGGCGCGACGGACCGCGCGGGCGCGAGCTCTACTGGGTGAAGCGCGGCGCGCTGCGCTTCGCCGGCGGGTTCCAGGCCTTCCCGGGCGGGCGGCTCGATCCGGAGGACGCGCGGGTGGCGGTGCCCGGCTTCGCGGGCGAGGCGGCGGCGCTGCGCGCCTGCGCGGCGCGGGAGATCTTCGAGGAGACGGGGGTCCTCCTCGCGCGCGGCCCCGCGCTCCACGCCGAGGCGCGGGCCGAGGGGCGGCGCTCGATCCTCGCCGGCGCGCTCGGGTTCGGCGACTTCCTCGCCCGCCACGGCCTCGAGGTCGACGGCGCGCGGCTCCTCGACGCCGGGCGCTGGATCACCCCGCCCCAGTTCCCGCTCCGCTACGACGCGCACGTCTTCCTCGCCGAGCTGCCCCGGGGTGAGGCGGCCGAGGTGTGGCCGGGCGAGCTCGCGAGCGGGGAGTGGATCGCCGCCGCCGAGGCCGAGGCGCGCTGGGCGAGGGGCGAGGTGCTCCTCCACCCGCCCAACCTGTGGGGCGTCCAGTGCCTCGCCGCGGCCGCGCCGCCCGCGTGCTTGGCGAGGCTGCGCGCGCCGCCGGCCACCGAGGGCTTCATCACGCGGCGGGTCGAGTTCCAGCGCGGCCTCTTCCTCGCGGCGCTCCGCACGCCCACGCTCCCGCCGGCCACGCACACCAACTGCTGGATGCCGGCGCTCGAGGGCGGCGGGCTCGCGCTCGTCGATCCCGGCTCGCCCTGGCCGGAGGAGCAGGCGTTCCTCGAGCGCGTCCTCGACGACCTGGCGGCGGACGGCCTCGCGCCGCGCGAGATCTGGCTCACCCACGCCCACCCGGACCACGTGGGGGCGGTGGCGGCGCTGCGCGCCCGGCACCCGCTCGTCCTGCGCGCGCACCCCGACGCCGCGGCGCGGCTCCCCCCGGGGCTCGGCGAGGTGACCCCGCTCGCCGACGGCGAGCGGCTCGACGGCCGCTGGCGCGCGCTCCACACCCCCGGGCACGCGCTCGGGCACGTCGCCTTCCTCGACGAGCGCACCGGCGCCCTCCTCGCCGGCGACATGGTCTCGACGCTCTCGACCATCGTCATCGACCCGCCCGAGGGCGACATGGCCGTCTACCTCCGCTCGCTCGAGCGGCTCGTCGCGGCGGGTCCGCACACGCTCTTCCCGGCGCACGGGCCCCCCACCCAGGGCGCGGCCGAGAAGCTCGCCGAGTACCTGGCCCACCGCCGCGAGCGCGAGGCGAAGGTGCTGGCGGCGGCCGAGGAGCCCGGCTCACTCGACGAGGTCACGGCCCGCGCCTACGCCGACGCGCCGGCGCCCATGCTGCCCTTCGCCGCCCGGAGCTGCCTCGCCAGCCTGCTCAAGCTGGAGCGGGAGGGGCGTGTGGCACGCGACCGCGAGGTGTGGCGCGCGCGGCACACGGGCGCCTGA
- a CDS encoding two-component system sensor histidine kinase NtrB: MSRPTKAPPLAAALARAAVDSLADAIVVVGADGGVLHLNPAAEELFGRSRERAVGLPARALPGGLQLAMLAERTRVEQESASTDFPSPQEPGVTVSAEATPLLDGTACLGAVVALRPPRGRERALDFEALAAGLAHEIKNPLAGLQGSAELLAREAEGTARQYADVIAREAKRVDGLVRELLDLARPAALAQEAVNIHAVLEDVQVLARGMSGADGLRFVERYDPSLPSVHGDREKLTQVFLNLVRNAIDAVQGQERREIALETSVASLRLRGAGGRSQALARVSVVDSGAGIPEAMLPRLFTPFATSKPHGTGLGLAISRRILDAHGGRIEVKNRAAGGAEVRVFLPLEPT; the protein is encoded by the coding sequence ATGTCTCGGCCGACGAAGGCTCCCCCGCTCGCGGCGGCGCTGGCGCGGGCGGCGGTGGACTCGCTCGCCGACGCCATCGTGGTCGTGGGCGCCGACGGCGGCGTCCTGCACCTCAACCCGGCCGCCGAGGAGCTCTTCGGGCGCAGCCGCGAGCGGGCGGTGGGCCTGCCCGCGCGCGCGCTGCCGGGCGGCCTCCAGCTCGCGATGCTCGCCGAGCGGACGCGGGTCGAGCAGGAGTCGGCCTCCACCGACTTCCCCAGCCCGCAGGAGCCCGGCGTCACCGTCTCCGCCGAGGCCACCCCGCTCCTCGACGGGACGGCCTGCCTCGGCGCGGTGGTGGCGCTCCGGCCGCCGCGCGGCCGCGAGCGCGCGCTCGACTTCGAGGCGCTGGCCGCCGGCCTCGCCCACGAGATCAAGAACCCGCTGGCCGGGCTGCAGGGGTCGGCCGAGCTGCTCGCCCGCGAGGCCGAGGGCACTGCCCGGCAGTACGCCGACGTCATCGCGCGCGAGGCGAAGCGGGTGGACGGGCTCGTCCGCGAGCTGCTCGACCTGGCCCGCCCGGCGGCGCTGGCGCAGGAGGCGGTCAACATCCACGCGGTGCTGGAGGACGTGCAGGTCCTCGCCCGCGGCATGAGCGGGGCTGACGGCCTCCGCTTCGTCGAGCGGTACGACCCCTCCCTGCCCTCGGTGCACGGCGACCGCGAGAAGCTGACGCAGGTCTTCCTGAACCTCGTCCGGAACGCCATCGACGCGGTCCAGGGGCAGGAGCGGCGGGAGATCGCCCTCGAGACGAGCGTCGCCTCGCTCCGGCTGCGCGGCGCCGGCGGCCGCAGCCAGGCGCTCGCCCGCGTGTCGGTGGTCGACAGCGGCGCGGGCATCCCCGAGGCCATGCTGCCCCGGCTCTTCACCCCCTTCGCCACCTCCAAGCCGCACGGGACCGGCCTCGGCCTCGCCATCTCCCGCCGGATCCTCGACGCCCACGGGGGGCGCATCGAGGTGAAGAACCGCGCCGCCGGAGGGGCCGAGGTCCGGGTCTTCCTGCCGCTCGAGCCGACCTGA
- the glnA gene encoding type I glutamate--ammonia ligase, producing the protein MANLTPKQALSLAQDKKATYVDLKFMDFIGIWQHFSIPLDELTEEVFEEGLGFDGSSIRGWQAINASDMLVMPDASTAVIDPFMAEPTLSIICNIVDPITKEPYSRDPRNIAIKAEKYLKSTGIGDVAYFGPEPEFFIFDEVRYDSGVNHSFYKVDSGEGQWNTGREEAGGNLGYKPRYKEGYFPVAPTDSQQDIRTEMCRVMESVGIKVERQHHEVATAGQAEIDIRFDSLVRCADQLQWFKYVIKNVARRHGKTVTFMPKPLYGDNGSGMHTHQSIWKNGKPLFAGDGYAGLSELAMWYIGGVLKHGPALAALCNPSTNSYKRLVPGFEAPINLAYSARNRSASIRIPMYSPSPKAKRIEFRTPDPSCNGYIAFAAQLMAGLDGIENKINPGQPLDKDIYGLSPEELKDIPKMPGSLDEALEALRKDHKFLLKGDVFTEDVIETWIQYKYDKEVTPVRSRPHPMEFALYFDM; encoded by the coding sequence ATGGCGAACCTCACCCCGAAGCAGGCGCTCAGCCTGGCCCAGGACAAGAAGGCCACCTACGTCGACCTGAAGTTCATGGACTTCATCGGGATCTGGCAGCACTTCTCGATCCCGCTCGACGAGCTCACCGAGGAGGTCTTCGAGGAGGGCCTCGGGTTCGACGGCTCCTCGATCCGCGGCTGGCAGGCCATCAACGCCTCCGACATGCTGGTGATGCCGGACGCCTCGACGGCGGTGATCGACCCGTTCATGGCGGAGCCGACGCTCTCCATCATCTGCAACATCGTCGACCCGATCACGAAGGAGCCGTACTCGCGCGACCCGCGCAACATCGCCATCAAGGCGGAGAAGTACCTCAAGTCGACCGGCATCGGCGACGTGGCCTACTTCGGCCCGGAGCCGGAGTTCTTCATCTTCGACGAGGTCCGCTACGACTCCGGCGTGAACCACTCGTTCTACAAGGTCGACTCGGGCGAGGGGCAGTGGAACACCGGCCGTGAAGAGGCCGGCGGCAACCTCGGCTACAAGCCGCGCTACAAGGAGGGCTACTTCCCGGTCGCCCCCACCGACAGCCAGCAGGACATCCGCACCGAGATGTGCCGGGTGATGGAGTCGGTCGGCATCAAGGTCGAGCGCCAGCACCACGAGGTCGCCACCGCCGGCCAGGCCGAGATCGACATCCGCTTCGACTCGCTCGTGCGCTGCGCCGACCAGCTGCAGTGGTTCAAGTACGTCATCAAGAACGTCGCCCGCCGCCACGGCAAGACCGTGACCTTCATGCCGAAGCCGCTCTACGGCGACAACGGCTCGGGCATGCACACCCACCAGTCGATCTGGAAGAACGGCAAGCCGCTCTTCGCCGGCGACGGGTACGCGGGCCTCTCCGAGCTCGCCATGTGGTACATCGGCGGCGTCCTGAAGCACGGGCCGGCGCTGGCCGCCCTCTGCAACCCGTCGACGAACAGCTACAAGCGGCTCGTCCCGGGCTTCGAGGCGCCCATCAACCTCGCCTACTCGGCGCGGAACCGCTCGGCCTCGATCCGCATCCCGATGTACTCGCCGAGCCCCAAGGCGAAGCGCATCGAGTTCCGTACCCCGGACCCGAGCTGCAACGGCTACATCGCGTTCGCCGCCCAGCTCATGGCCGGCCTCGACGGCATCGAGAACAAGATCAACCCGGGCCAGCCCCTCGACAAGGACATCTACGGCCTGTCGCCCGAGGAGCTGAAGGACATCCCGAAGATGCCGGGCTCGCTGGACGAGGCGCTCGAGGCGCTCCGCAAGGACCACAAGTTCCTGCTCAAGGGCGACGTCTTCACCGAGGACGTCATCGAGACCTGGATCCAGTACAAGTACGACAAGGAAGTCACCCCGGTCCGCAGCCGCCCGCACCCGATGGAGTTCGCGCTGTACTTCGACATGTGA